A window from Pleuronectes platessa chromosome 6, fPlePla1.1, whole genome shotgun sequence encodes these proteins:
- the sypa gene encoding synaptophysin a: MDVVNQMVAQGQFRVLKVPLGFIKILQWFFAIFAFSTCGSYSGMFRMSVECKNRTESNLSIEVEFEYPFRLHLVRFFAPTCKGGAADPFFLVGDYSSSAEFFVTIGVFAFLYSMAALSIYVFFFEKYKENNKGPLIDLGMTGVFAFMWLVSSAAWAKGLSDVKTATNPNEVLTLIPACEDEGNTCREVHDPVMSGLNTSVAFGFINLVLWAGNLWFVFKETGIIAPFMRPPPPQEKAAAPEAYGQQGAYEPDPYASNQGGYQPDYNQQDAEYGQGYVQQGAPTSFSNQM, encoded by the exons atggTGGCCCAGGGTCAGTTCAGGGTGCTGAAGGTTCCTCTTGGTTTCATTAAGATCTTACAATGG tTCTTTGCCATCTTTGCCTTCTCCACCTGTGGCAGTTATTCCGGGATGTTCCGGATGTCGGTGGAGTGTAAGAACCGGACGGAGAGCAACCTGAGTATCGAGGTGGAGTTTGAGTATCCGTTCAG aCTTCACCTGGTGCGTTTCTTTGCCCCAACCTGCAAGGGCGGAGCCGCGGATCCCTTCTTCCTGGTTGGCGACTACTCTTCCTCCGCCGAATTCTTTGTCACCATCGGCGTCTTCGCTTTCCTCTACTCCATGGCCGCTCTCAGCATCTACGTCttctttttcgaaaagtacaagGAGAACAACAAAGGCCCGCTGATC GACCTGGGAATGACCGGAGTGTTTGCCTTCATGTGGCTGGTGAGCTCGGCGGCCTGGGCCAAAGGTCTGTCCGACGTGAAGACAGCGACCAATCCAAACGAAGTGCTCACTCTGATCCCGGCCTGCGAGGACGAGGGGAACACCTGCCGTGAAGTTCATGACCCGGTCATGTCTGGACTCAACACCTCTGTG GCTTTTGGATTCATCAACCTGGTTCTGTGGGCCGGAAACCTCTGGTTCGTCTTCAAGGAGACGGGCATCATCGCTCCCTTCAtgcggcctcctcctcctcaggaaaAAGCTGCTGCACCAGAAGCCTATGGCCAGCAGGGGGCATACGAACCAGACCCGTACGCCAGCAACCAGGGAGGATACCAACCCGACTACAACCAGCAG GATGCAGAGTACGGTCAGGGTTacgtccagcagggggcgcccaCCTCCTTCTCTAACCAGATGTGA